The Microbacterium limosum genome contains a region encoding:
- a CDS encoding SatD family protein produces the protein MAISVLADIVGSRRLDDRSSAQRTIEAAIDRVHGDLPVAVQPLAPTVGDEFQGVFAELEHALASVLLLRLALPDGLECRFGVGVGDIRTVPSAAGAIPEGPGWWAAREAIEVVHARQQRAVPALRTWVVGGEEEDALMHRQISLANAYLLSRDQVVGAMAERTRRLVYGRCLGRTQKQLAEGEGITQSAVSQALTSSGAAGVVEGYRLLIRAGAA, from the coding sequence ATGGCGATATCGGTGCTCGCAGACATCGTGGGCTCGCGACGACTCGACGACCGGTCGAGCGCCCAGCGCACGATCGAGGCGGCGATCGACCGTGTGCACGGCGACCTGCCGGTGGCCGTGCAGCCCCTCGCGCCCACGGTCGGAGACGAGTTCCAGGGCGTCTTCGCAGAGCTCGAGCACGCCCTCGCCTCGGTGCTGCTCCTGCGCCTCGCGCTCCCCGACGGGCTGGAGTGCCGGTTCGGCGTGGGCGTCGGCGACATCCGCACGGTCCCCTCGGCGGCGGGGGCGATTCCCGAAGGGCCGGGGTGGTGGGCCGCGCGGGAGGCGATCGAGGTCGTACACGCGCGGCAGCAGCGCGCCGTCCCCGCGCTGCGCACGTGGGTTGTCGGGGGCGAGGAGGAGGATGCCCTCATGCACCGGCAGATCTCCCTCGCCAACGCCTACCTCCTCAGCCGCGACCAGGTGGTGGGCGCCATGGCGGAGCGAACGCGACGCCTCGTGTACGGCCGATGCCTCGGTCGCACGCAGAAGCAGCTCGCCGAGGGCGAGGGGATCACGCAGTCCGCGGTGTCGCAGGCGCTGACCTCGTCGGGTGCGGCGGGGGTCGTCGAGGGCTACCGCCTCCTGATCCGGGCGGGTGCCGCGTGA
- the tyrS gene encoding tyrosine--tRNA ligase: protein MPTDPSDAVLRAVTPANDPSFDNVWDELVWRGLVHVSTDEEALRTLLGGAPIVFYCGFDPTAPSLHLGNLVQLLVMRRLQLAGHLPLGLVGGSTGLIGDPRPTAERTLNTPETVQEWVAKLRAQIERFLSFEGTGAARVVNNLDWTAPLSAIDFLRDIGKHYRVGTMLKKDAVAARLNSEAGISYTEFSYQILQGMDYLELYRTYGCVLQTGGSDQWGNLTSGTDLIHRVEGVSAHAIGTPLITNSDGTKFGKSEGNAIWLDAAMCSPYRMYQFWLNTDDADVIERLKIFTFLTREEIEHYARLVESEPFRRAAQKRLAHEVTALVHGADAAASVIAASEALFGQGDLRALDAQTLATALRELPHAEVEAGTGVVHALVETGLVQSLSEARRAIAQGGVSLDGEKVADDTAVVAGSLPGGVSVLRRGKKTLAGLFLRN from the coding sequence GTGCCCACCGACCCCTCCGATGCCGTGCTGCGCGCCGTGACCCCCGCCAACGATCCGTCGTTCGACAACGTCTGGGACGAACTGGTCTGGCGCGGCCTGGTCCACGTCTCCACCGACGAGGAGGCCCTTCGCACGCTGCTCGGCGGCGCCCCGATCGTGTTCTACTGCGGGTTCGACCCCACCGCGCCGAGCCTTCATCTGGGCAACCTCGTGCAGCTGCTGGTCATGCGGCGGCTGCAGCTGGCGGGTCACCTGCCGCTCGGTCTCGTGGGGGGCTCGACCGGCCTCATCGGAGATCCGCGGCCCACCGCCGAGCGCACCCTCAACACGCCCGAGACGGTGCAGGAGTGGGTCGCGAAGCTGCGGGCGCAGATCGAGCGCTTCCTGAGCTTCGAGGGCACCGGGGCCGCGCGCGTGGTCAACAATCTCGACTGGACCGCCCCGCTGTCGGCGATCGACTTCCTTCGCGACATCGGAAAGCACTATCGCGTCGGCACGATGCTGAAGAAGGACGCGGTCGCCGCCCGGCTGAACTCCGAGGCGGGGATCAGCTACACCGAGTTCAGCTACCAGATCCTGCAGGGCATGGACTACCTGGAGCTGTACCGCACCTACGGCTGCGTGCTGCAGACCGGCGGCAGCGACCAGTGGGGCAACCTCACCAGCGGAACCGACCTGATCCACCGCGTCGAGGGCGTGTCGGCCCACGCGATCGGCACTCCGCTGATCACCAACAGCGACGGCACCAAGTTCGGCAAGAGCGAGGGCAACGCCATCTGGCTGGATGCCGCGATGTGCAGCCCCTACCGGATGTACCAGTTCTGGCTCAACACCGACGACGCCGACGTCATCGAGCGCCTGAAGATCTTCACGTTCCTCACGCGCGAGGAGATCGAGCACTACGCGCGGCTGGTGGAGAGCGAACCGTTCCGCAGGGCTGCGCAGAAGCGCCTGGCGCACGAGGTGACGGCGCTCGTGCACGGGGCGGATGCCGCGGCATCCGTCATCGCCGCCTCCGAGGCGCTGTTCGGACAGGGCGACCTGCGCGCGCTCGACGCCCAGACGCTCGCGACCGCGCTGCGGGAGCTGCCCCACGCGGAGGTCGAGGCCGGCACGGGCGTCGTGCACGCGCTCGTGGAGACCGGGCTCGTGCAGAGCCTCTCTGAGGCCCGGCGCGCGATCGCGCAGGGCGGGGTGTCGCTCGACGGCGAGAAGGTCGCCGATGACACCGCCGTCGTCGCCGGCTCCCTGCCCGGGGGCGTATCGGTGCTGCGGCGGGGGAAGAAGACGCTCGCCGGGCTGTTCCTGCGGAACTGA
- a CDS encoding DUF4184 family protein: protein MPFTPSHAVVALPFVRTPLVPAAIAVGAMTPDLPIFTRGYLLRYSATHDFAWLPATLLLALALLLVWRCVLRPAARELSPSWLAARLPSEWDRGAGRALAETLGGGVRGILLLVASLAIGVVSHIVWDLFTHHGRWGVRLLPALDTGWAGQPLYAWLQDASSALGLGILAVAGVLWLRRPPASPPVRRFPRLVRWTWWVSLPVALAAAAVWGYVVFGPFRPGFGIEHLAYLVLPPAAALWGVATLVLAVVVAPSRRR, encoded by the coding sequence GTGCCATTCACGCCGAGCCATGCGGTCGTCGCGCTGCCGTTCGTGCGCACGCCGCTGGTACCGGCCGCGATCGCCGTGGGGGCGATGACACCCGATCTGCCGATCTTCACTCGCGGGTACCTCCTGCGGTATTCCGCCACCCACGACTTCGCGTGGCTGCCGGCGACGCTCCTGCTCGCCCTCGCCCTGCTGCTCGTGTGGCGCTGCGTCCTGCGACCGGCCGCGCGGGAGCTCTCGCCGTCATGGCTCGCGGCTCGGCTGCCGAGCGAATGGGACCGCGGGGCCGGGCGTGCGCTGGCGGAGACGCTCGGCGGGGGCGTGCGGGGCATCCTGCTGCTCGTCGCCTCCCTCGCGATCGGCGTGGTCTCCCACATCGTCTGGGACCTGTTCACCCACCACGGGCGCTGGGGTGTGCGGCTCCTGCCGGCTCTCGACACCGGCTGGGCGGGGCAGCCGCTCTACGCCTGGCTGCAGGATGCGTCGTCGGCGCTCGGGCTGGGGATCCTCGCCGTCGCTGGGGTGCTGTGGCTGCGACGCCCCCCGGCGTCGCCCCCCGTCCGGCGGTTCCCGCGGCTCGTCCGGTGGACGTGGTGGGTTTCCCTGCCCGTCGCGCTCGCGGCGGCCGCGGTGTGGGGCTACGTGGTCTTCGGGCCCTTCCGCCCCGGATTCGGCATCGAGCATCTCGCGTATCTCGTGCTGCCCCCGGCCGCCGCGCTCTGGGGCGTCGCGACGCTCGTGCTGGCCGTCGTCGTCGCGCCGTCGCGTCGACGCTGA
- a CDS encoding CoA transferase — MPPHDQTASSPESLPPLPARTAVPELALRAVRHASLAMARLTDADAALPHPDPDRVAVAYASERHLRVHGERPDIWSALSGFFPTRSGWLRTHGNYAHHALALTRALLLPSDADQAQLAAALSRMSALAAERLIVRAGGVAARVREEVPVRDAALRESPLVATRRLGAHPRHPLPGPTPSAPLRGIRVLDLTRVIAGPIATRTLALSGADVLRIDPVTHPEAPWQHLDTGHGKRSALLDLREAAAASRLHELLGRADVVVYGYRPDSAARWGLDPRTLAARHPGIVVARLSAWGFERSARSRRGFDSIVQAASGIARVESGDGVRPGALPVQALDHSAGYLLAAGVMRALARRRDEGGSWLVQTSLRRMAAELLGMPRLPHRPRIAEPDPTPHLQDFVVAGTAVTTAAPAPRYPGGPTRFDPPRPWGQDEPRWA, encoded by the coding sequence ATGCCCCCGCACGACCAGACGGCATCGTCGCCCGAGTCGCTGCCCCCGCTCCCCGCTCGGACAGCGGTGCCGGAGCTGGCTCTCCGCGCGGTGCGGCACGCGTCGCTCGCGATGGCGCGCCTGACGGATGCCGACGCCGCGCTCCCCCACCCGGATCCGGACCGCGTGGCGGTGGCCTATGCGAGCGAACGCCATCTCCGCGTCCACGGCGAGCGGCCGGATATCTGGAGCGCCCTCTCCGGGTTCTTCCCCACCCGGAGCGGCTGGCTGCGCACCCACGGCAACTACGCGCACCACGCGCTCGCGCTCACCCGTGCCCTGCTCCTTCCCTCCGACGCGGACCAGGCGCAGCTGGCGGCCGCCCTCTCCCGTATGAGCGCCCTCGCGGCGGAGCGGCTGATCGTCCGGGCGGGCGGGGTCGCCGCACGGGTGCGGGAAGAGGTCCCCGTCCGGGACGCCGCGCTTCGCGAATCCCCGCTCGTCGCGACCCGGCGCCTGGGCGCGCACCCGCGGCATCCACTGCCCGGCCCCACCCCGTCGGCGCCGCTGCGAGGGATACGCGTGCTCGATCTGACCCGCGTCATCGCCGGCCCGATCGCGACGCGCACCCTCGCCCTCTCCGGCGCCGACGTACTGCGCATCGACCCCGTGACCCACCCCGAGGCGCCGTGGCAGCACCTCGACACGGGGCACGGCAAGCGCTCCGCCCTCCTCGACCTGCGGGAGGCCGCGGCCGCCTCCCGCCTGCATGAGCTGCTCGGCCGCGCGGATGTCGTGGTCTACGGCTACCGCCCCGACTCCGCGGCTCGCTGGGGTCTCGATCCCCGCACCCTCGCCGCCCGCCATCCCGGCATCGTCGTCGCGCGGCTCTCCGCGTGGGGCTTCGAGCGATCGGCGCGCTCCCGCCGCGGGTTCGACAGCATCGTGCAGGCTGCCTCCGGCATCGCGCGGGTCGAATCCGGCGACGGCGTCCGCCCCGGCGCGCTCCCCGTGCAGGCTCTCGACCACTCGGCGGGCTATCTGCTCGCGGCCGGCGTCATGCGCGCCCTCGCCCGCCGTCGCGACGAGGGCGGCTCCTGGCTCGTGCAGACGTCGCTGCGCCGCATGGCCGCCGAGCTGCTCGGGATGCCACGGCTTCCGCACCGGCCGCGGATCGCCGAGCCGGACCCCACCCCGCACCTGCAGGACTTCGTCGTCGCCGGGACTGCCGTGACCACCGCCGCCCCGGCGCCCCGCTACCCGGGCGGTCCCACACGCTTCGACCCTCCGCGGCCCTGGGGACAGGACGAGCCGAGATGGGCGTGA